In the Planctomycetaceae bacterium genome, ATCGCCACCGATATAAAAGATCCGTGTGCCTACAACCCTGGCAGTTTCCAGTGACCCGGCAATTAAACCCAGGAAACCGCCCATCAGTTTGAAGGCCGTCCCGAGGAGTCCTCCAAGAATTAAGCTTTTCCCCGCACCGGAATCCTCTTCTGCATTTTCGCCAGCCTTCAAAACGGCCGCGCAGGCAACGCCTTCGGGATAAGCAAGTTCGTCGTTGTCGACGACAAAAACTCGACGCATCGGAATCATGAAAAGGATTCCCATCAAACCGCCAGTGAACGCGATAATCGTGATGGTCCAGTAGTCGAAGCTGGTCCAGTAGCCGATCAGAACCATTGCCGGCATAGTGAAGATAATTCCTGCGGCCAGCGATTCCCCGGCCGAGGCGCAGGTCTGCACCTGATTCGCTTCGCGGATCGTTGAATTTCGAAACAGCAGCCGGAAAAACATCATTGCCATCACTGCGGCCGGTATCGATGCGGACACCGTCATACCAGCTTTCAGACCAACATAAACGTTGGCAGCGCCCATGATGACGGACAACAGCAATCCCAGAACGATGACTCGCGGCGTAATTTCCGCACGAGGTTCGTCCGATTGGGGCGAAACAACAGATTCTTCTACTGACACGGCAGCTTGACTCCCAAACGTAAACTCTTCGAGCGAGAATGATATCGCCAGGGGGAGTGTAGAAGGTCGGCAACGTGTTTTCGACGACAGGATTCCCTTCGGTCCCATCATTTTGACATTGGTTCCTTGTCCCGGTGCTCGCGATAACCGACCCCTGTGTTGCAGGCAAGGCCTGTCACGAAGCGAGGAAACGAAACCATACCGAAGGTCTGATGGCACCTCGGCTAAAAGAACGAATTGATGCTCGGTCTGAAGACGGAGCAGTTTCATTGCGATGCGTCGTCCGGTCATATGGCGGCGACGTTGTCTGTGCTGATTCCTATGGGCGTCCACCAACGGTTTCACGCAGAGCGTTATGGTTAAGCATTTCGCCGATCTTCTTTTGCTGCATCAATTCCCGGCCTTTGGCGTACGCCGGATCATGCCAGAAGACAAGGCATCCGTTGCAGCCGCGTCCACAGCAACCGGGATTTCCTGTGCGAAGCGACTTTGGTTCTGACGGAGCGTTTTCGGCATCGCGCGCTTCGGAAAGCTTCACCTGCTGCAACTGGTACAACTGCAGATCGGGACTGGCTGAACCGCACGAAGAATCGCCGCTTCCACACGAGGTGTTGTCGCCACAACAGCTGCTGCCTGACAGTTCCATTCGCCGCGCTGTTTTGTCCAGACGGAGTCGAGCGGCTTCCGTTTCGGTCAGCGGTTTTTCCTTGCGAATCACCGTCAACAGGGGCATGCGTGCGGGCAGCGTGGCCTGATCTTCCTGTTCGAACTGCGACCAGCGAATCTTCAGTTTTCTTGGCTGCCCGGGGTGGACAACTTCAACCGGATCGGGCATTCCTTCAAGTTCAAATTCGTACAACCGCAGTCGGACATCATAGAACGAACTCTGGATGTTCTCGCCCGGAAGAACAAACTCAAGAACATCACCGGGATCCAGTCGATTGCGAACGTCCACCAGAAAACCATCGTCGGTGTATTCACAAATGTAGCCGGCGAAGACAGCATCTGATACCTGTCCGGTGTGCTGATAGCCGTGTGCCAGATTGGTGAGCTGTCCGTCATGAAACGCCAGCGTGTAACCTCTCGAAGGAACCCGGTCCAGTTCATCCATGAAGGGCTTTGGATCCCAGTTGTCGGGATCGGCCGCCCAGGCATCCATTGCCTTTCGATAAGCGCGCGCGACGACTGCCACGTAGTAAACGCTCTTGCCGCGCCCTTCGACCTTGAACGAATCAACCCCCAGTCTCAGGTACTCGTCCAGCTTTGGAAGCAGGCACAGATCCTTACTGTTCAGAATGTAGGAACCGCGTGAGTCTTCTTCGATCGGCATCAGCTCGCCGGGCCGAACGCCCTCTTCCAGCAGGAACTGAAACATGTCACGATTACTGTCATCGATTGTCAGTTCCTGAACGGTGCCGTCGTTCAGCTTCAGATGAACTTTATAGTCCCATCGACAACTGTTCGCGCAGTTGCCCTGATTGGCTCCTCGTTCGGACATGAAGTTTGAGAGCAGACAGCGACCGGAATAGGTCATACACATGGTGCCATGCACAAACGCTTCCAGCTTGATGTCCGGGCAGTCGTGTCGAATCTGGGTGAGCTCTGCAAACGACACCTCGCGAGCGAGGACCACCAGCTTCGCGCCCTGATTCTGCCAGAATCGCACCGACAGCGACGAACAGACGTTTGCCTGAGTCGATACGTGCAGGGGAATTTCCGGTGCACGTTCACGAACGTATTCGAAGACCCCCGGGTCGGCGATAATCAAGCCATCGGGATTGACCGTCTTGACGGTATCTATGAACGTATCCAGCTTGGATACGTCCTTGTTGTGGGCGAACAAATTGAGAGTCAGGTAAACCCGCACATTATGTTGGTGAGCGAATTCAACCCCTTCCAGAACATCCTGCAGCGAAAAGTCGGACTTGGTGCGCAGGCTCATGTCCGGTGTGCCCAGATAGACTGCATCGGCCCCGTACAGAACGGCTACCTTCAGCTTATCGAGTGAGCCCGCAGGCATCAGAAGTTCGGATTTCATGATCGAAGTCGTCTTAGAGCGGAGACCAATTAAGTTCGCGTTGAATGGCTCAACCCGAGTTTCATGCCACGCATGGGCCAATCCAAAAGTAAAGTGGCCCGCTGTCGGCATTCTGGACATTCTGTTTGGGGAGTAAAGTGGAATGTCGTAACTGTTTCCAGAATGAGATGCCCCCATACCACTTCGTAGCCATTTCCAGCCGTAATTGAGAGGCGATTCCGCAACTTTCGAAATCCGAGACACGCCCCGACGGCTGATTCTCACGCCGAACGAGAGAACTTTTGCGAAAATGGGGGTCCTGGCAGCCGCCTTGCCATCATTGTCGCTTCCGGGGAGAAGTTGTCTGCAAAAAGAAAAGCCGGACAATTGCGGTGTGCAATCGTCCGGCTTCGGGATGGTAATTTCGTGTGGGTGAGTTCAGAAACAGATGAGCTATGCTTCAGGCACAGGCAGGGCACTGAGTCCAATGCCGGAGTAGTAGAAGCCGCGACGTGCCATTTTCTGGCGGTCGTACAGATTTCGTCCGTCAAAGATCACCGGGGATTTCATTTTCAGCTTCACGTAGTCGAAATCCGGATTCCGGAATTCATTCCATTCCGTGACGATTGCGATGCAGTCGGCATTTTCGCAGGCATCATAGTGATGCTTGCAGTAGGTGATGCGATCGCCCATAACCTGACGAACGTTTTCTTCGGCTACCGGATCGTGAACACGAACCGACGCGCCAGCGTCCAGAAGGCTTTCAATGAGAACCAGTGACGGGGCTTCGCGAATATCGTCCGTTCGAGGTTTGAATGAAAGTCCCCAAATGGCCACCGTTCGGTCCTTCAGGTCGCCAAAGTAACTGGAGATCTTCTTGAACAGAACGTGCTTCTGATGATTGTTTGTTTCGTCCACGGTTCGAAGGATTCGAGCTTCCACATCATTGGCCGCCGCAACTGACGCAAGTGCGCGAACGTCTTTGGGAAAGCAGGACCCGCCATAACCGACTCCCGGGAACATAAATGCAAACCCGATCCGGGCGTCATGCCCCATGCCTTTGCGGACGTCGTTGATATCCGCACCAACCCGTTCGCAGATGTTTGCGATCTCGTTGATAAAGCTGATCTTGGTGGCCAGCATGCAGTTGGCGGCGTACTTGACCATCTCAGCACTTTCAATACCCATGCTGATAAACGGCTTTTCGGTGCGCAGGAACGGCTTATACAGTTCATGAAGCACATCTGATGCTTCTTCCTCGTCGACACCCACGACAACCCTGTCTGGTTTGGTGAAGTCGTCGATCGCGGCACCTTCCTTCAGAAATTCCGGATTCGATGCCGAATAAAATGGCGTCTCTGTTTTTGCCTTGATCCAGTTGGCTACCTGACGATTGGTTCCAACAGGGACGGTACTCTTGCAGATAACGACGGCTCCTGACTTCAGGTAAGGAGCCATGCCTTCCGCCGCACTCTGAACGTATTTCAGATCGGCCGCACCGTTTTCGTCCTGAGGCGTCCCCACGCAGATGAAAACGCATTTTGCATCGCTGATCGCCTGCTGGTAGTCGGTTGTAAACTTGAGTCGACCCGCAGCCGCATTCCGTTTGACCAGTTCTTCCAGTCCTGGTTCGTAAATGGGCACTCCACCATTATTGAGGAGATCGACTTTACGGGCATCGACATCAAGACACGTGACATCATTGCCGCTTTCGGCGAAACACGTTCCTGTCACCAGCCCTACATAGCCGGTACCTATCATCGTGACCTTCATTGTCAGTCTCGCTTAATACTTTCAAGTGGTTTTGAATTGGACTGTGCCTGCTGGTAATCCCGATGCAGTTGCTCCAGCAGCATCTCGATATGGTCCAGCTTCTGATACTCCGCCTGTAACTGGTTGTTTGATTCGTTCACGCTGCCTTCATCAAACGCCGCATACGCTTTCAATGCCGTGCGGGATTCACTGGCAACACTTTCAGGTGTATGCCGTCCCGTTTCCTGAGACACCGTCAATATTCCCTGACGGCTTCGGTTGCGCACAGAGTCGGCAATGTACACCGGCCGACTGCGGACCTGATCGTAGATTCGAATTACGTATTCGCCAAGAATGCTGATCCCCAGCGCATTCAGTGTGCCAAAGAGCGAAGCGAGCGTAACGACGGATGTCCATCCGGGTATTGCCAGCCCGGTGAACAGCTTGTGAAACAATACGAAGCCGATCGACGCTGCACAGATGGAGGCAGAAAGGGCGGCGATCACGTAGAAGAATGTAAGCGGGAATGCCGAGAACGAAAGGATGGCTGTTTTGGCCAGGCGAAACAGGCCCTTCAGAGAGACGCGCGGATGCTGATCATGTCGAGCGGCCCGTTCCACTGGAACTCCCGTTTGACGGAAGCCAGCCCAGCTTCGCAGGCCGGGGAAATAGCGATCCTGTTCCGGAAGCTGCTGAAGAATATCGATCACGCGGCGATCCAGCAGACCAAAGTTGCCAGCGTCCTGAGGGATCGGAGTCGATGAGACGGCATTCAGCACACGATAGAAGCTGTAGAACAGCAGTCGTTTGGGCAGAGATTCCTTGCGATTGAATCGCTCGGCATACACCACATCAAATCCCGATTCCCACTCGGTCAGAAAGTCGGGTATCGCACGGGGATCATCCTGCAAGTCCGAATCCATGACGATGGCAACATCGCCACTGGCGTAATCCAGTCCTGCGTGAACGGCAGGCTGGTGGCCAAAATTACGCGCCAGATGAACGACAACGATCCGATGGTCTTCAATCGCCAGTCGGTCCAGCAATTCACGCGATCCGTCGCTTGATCCATCGTTCACGTAAACGATTTCAAAATCGGCGGAGTTCTTCTCCAGTGCCTTCACCAGTTGACTGGTCAACTCCCTGAGGATCGCGACTTCGTTGTAAACCGGCAGCACGGCCGAGATCTTTGATGAATGTCGGTCACGATCATTGCAGTACACGGCGAATGCACCGTCAGCTTCCAGCTCTCGTTGCGGAACGTCAAACGTCATTTGCGCAGCACTCCAACAAGCGACAGCCCCATCGGGACACCAATACTGTTCAGGCACCAACGCTCAGCGGCAGCCGCCGTCAGCAGCGCACGATTCGTGAATGACGATACTTCGGGAAAATCCGGCTGGTGACGACTGGGAAACAGTTTTTCCCATCCGCGCACGGCGAGAGCTGCGGGCAAAGTGAAGCTGTTCCAGTAGTTCAGCCACTGGACACGGAACTGCGATTCTCGCGCGTGAGTCCGAAATTCCGCGATTGTGTACCTGCGGAAATGTCCGAGCTGTTCATCCCAGCGACTGTAGAGCCATGGATGGGCGGGTACGGTGATGATGACCGCTCCATCGTCTTCAAGCGAATCGTGAACATGCTTCAGAACCTGCACTGGATCCTCAACGTGCTCAAGCACATCCAGCAGGACGACAGCACGAAGCGATTGCGGTTCGACCGGCCATGGCTGGCCAAGATCATGCACGCGAACATCTTCAATGCCGCGGTTTCGAACGTGCTCGACTGATTCGGGCATCAGGTCAAACCCGGTGACGTCGTAGCCCATCTCGTTGAATTCGACGAGATTACGTCCCGACCCGATGCCACCTTCGACCAGCCGACCGGGGGGCGGGCAATGTTTGCGAAGTAAACGTGTGACGAGTTTGCGTTTCGCAACGTGCCACCAGTAATTGTCTTCGAGTTCAACGAGTTCCTGCAGGTGACTGGGGTCCATGCCGAATAGTGCTCCGAAAGGAAAAGTCTGCTTCACCGCAGCCTGAAGGGAACTCTGTTCAATACATCCAGCGAATTAACGCGCCGCCGGCGCCCGGCGTGTGACAAGAAGAGCCTATCACCTGGATGCATCGACAACGTTAAGTTCAACGGTACTTCAGGCTCTGAGCACTCATCGGCCGAAATCTGTAGGGGTCACGCCGGTTGTGTGGTGAATCAGCAACAGGAACGCATGATCGCCATAGCCGCTATGAACAACCGCATCCGTATCATCAGAATATCGCAAGACTCAGCAGTGTCATCAGAATGAACAGGATGCCACTGGTGAAAACGATCAATGACAGCCGCCGCCGCTGAGGTGGGCTCGCCTCCAGTTGTCCACTGGCAATTGAAATCAACGACGATGCCGAAACGTAGAGTGCATAAAGCAGCAGAGGTGGAAATGCGGGGGACAGCAACAGCGATCTGGTTGCTCGTTCAGTCAGCTTTTTCGTTTCGGCATTTTCAACCACCGGTTGATTTGCAATCTGCACTATTGGTGCAGCGTAGGGATTCTCAGACCGTTCCGTCTCGATGACATCCGGCAGGGAAATACTCGTCCCGTCTTCCTGCAGCGGTGCTGTTACCTCCCGGTCGTCAGTACCCCGCAACTTGCCGCAGTTCCAGCATTCATCAAATGTCCGGGCGTTGATTTCATCGCAGGCAGAACACTGCCATTCGGTCGCTTCAACATCATTCACCCGGGCCTCGCGAAGTACCTGAATTGCTTCTTGTGCACGGCTTTCCGGAACCAACAGCTCAATTCTGCGAACGGCCAGACCGTAATAGTTCAGGGAATCTGCCAGTTCGGTGCCGGTCGTCTGAACGGGTATGCCGGACGACCTCAGGATGGCAGCATCTATTTCTGCCGTCGTTGGCTGGTCATACATCCGGATGACCACAGGCCCGTCGTCACCAAATGCAGGTTGGTTGGCGGGACCTGTACGTGCCATGAGTTCCTCCCCCGCAAAACGTTACTGGGCCGGGATCCGGTCGACAACAGACTGAATTGGCAGGACCAGCGTCGACTCGCGCGCACGGCGTGCAATGATGACGCCGATAATGCGGCCACGGGCATCGATCAATGGTCCGCCGCAATCGTCAGGCTGCACAGGGATGTCACATTGCATGATCTGGCGAAAACCAGTTCGTCGCTCACTCAATGGACCCACACGGCCATCCAGAAATTCTGCTCGATGAAACATCGCTCCGGGATCACTACCCATTCTCGCCCCGGTGGTTCGTGCCTGACCGTTTCGCCACAAATCAAACTGCAGCCAGTCTCCCGGCTGGTTTGACTGGTGAATGCGTTCGACATCTTCAAATCCGCTCAACGTCTGCCCATTGATAGCATGAATGCGGTCACCTGTTCGAATCATTGCATCGGTTCCCGTGCTGTTGGGACTGACACTCTCGACAACGATCTCCGCTTTGTCGGAAAGCGAAAAACGCATTCCGAACTTTCCCTCCGCGGCTGGTTCGTCATGCATTGTTCGAGACAACCATCCGAGCTTCAGAGTGCTATCCGGTTGAAGCGTTGCCGCGACAGGGTGATCGACGAAGATGGATTCCGGATTCGGCAGCGGCTGCATTCGATCGTCGTCAGAGATATCCAATCGAAGGATCGTAATGTCGGTCGCCTGATCAGTTGCCACAACACGTGCCGAGAATCTCTTTCCATGGCGACCGACGCAACGTATGAAATGCCGGGGAACTTCGTCCCGAACCACGATACCATGGTCATCCAGCAGCGAACGTTTGGTTGCTACCAGGCCGTTACCGAGCCGTGTTCCAAGCCCGACGCGTTTCCACCGTTGCTGATCACGAACGGCATCGCTGTGATCTTCTGTGTCCTTTGTACGCGTTTCGACAATCACAGTGCGATCTTGTGCAAGTGTGTGAAGTTCAGATGGCAGATGGTTGAGTGCCCGCTCGAGTTCTTCTGATAAGTTTCGTTCTGCCTGGCCCGGGATTTCCCGGGGCACGCTGGCGACTTTTGAATCAGTCAGAAATTGTCGGACGACTTCCAGAGTCACGTGGTGATTACTGGTCAGATCGAAGCCAATTTGGCGATGGACTCCCAGCAACTGCCCCCGCAGATTGATCACGGGGCCTCCCGAATCTCCCACAGATAACGCACACGTCGTTCGGAATGAACGTTCTGTTTGATGCGTGATGGTTCCCAGGCGAACCACAGTCGAAGAATGATTTGGTTCTCGAGCCGGAAGACCTGAACTGAGCACAAACGTACCAGGCCCCTCCGGCGGCGAGACTGGCATTTCCATCGCGAGAGGGATGGGCTGCATGTCGAATTGGCCGATCACCGACGGATCGGCTAACTGCAGCACCGCCAGATCACAGTGACTGTCTCGGTGTCGTATGGTCGCAATTGCAACTTGATGCTGCGGCAATACTACACGAACCATCGGCGCTTCCTGGCCTGGCGTCGGTTCCGGTACTCCGTGGGCAACCGTGAGGATGATCCCCTCGCGATTGATCAGAACTCCGGAAGCACGATCGTTTCGGCTGATGATGCGTACGGTACCACGACGCAGGCATTCGTGGAGCCACGCTGTTTCCGGAACCGCTGGTTTTGGAACGGAATGGGCAGTCGCGTCCGGATTACGACGGCCGTCGTCTTCTGGGCTTCCTGGACAGAACGTTTCGTCCGTTGCCATAGCCTGACTCGCAAACACCTGGCATGCGAGGAGCGACAGCATGAGAATCCACGTGCGCCCAAAGTTTCTATTCACCTTCGATGTACTTCAGCTGAATGGCGGTGTTCGGCAATTTCATTTGCAATGCCTGAACTCCCTCTTCAGTGACAGCGGTTCGTGTCACTTTCAGGTCTTTAAGTTGAGTCAGGTGTTCGAGTGATGGCATGCCAGCATCCGAAACAGAGGTTGAACCCAGATGAAGGAAGGTCAGCTGGCTCATGTCTTTCAGTGCGGGCAGGCCAGCATCGGACACCTGCGTGTTGTCCACGTTCAGCCATGCCAGATTGACAAGTGGCGACAAGTGCTGAAGCCCCGTATCACTGATTGCATCGCGCCAGAGGTTCAGCTTCTTCAGTGAAGTCATCTGCCCGACAATTGCCATCCCCTGGTCATCCAGCAATGAGTTTTCGCTCAGGTCCAGATCTTCCAGTTTTTTGCAGGCTGTCAAATGTTGAAGCCCGTCGTTGCTGACCTGTGTTTTTGAGATTCGAAGTTTCTTCAGGTTTGGAAATCGTGCGACCATGGTCATTGCGTCGTCGTCCACCAGCGTACTCTTCAAATACAGTTCTTCGATGCTCGACAACCCAGCCAGGGCTTCCAGTGCTGTGCCGCTGACCCACAGGTCATCAACTGCCAGGACTTTCAGATTCTTTAATGTCGCCAGTTTGGCAACTCCGTCATCACCCACCGATGTCGCGCTGCTTTCGCCGGACAAGCGGATGGCCTTCAGCGTCGTGATCCCCGACAGTGTCTCCATAGCCGCGTCGGTGATAGCGCAGTTTCGGATATCCAGATTCGCGAGCGGGCCTTTGAAACTTCCGATCGTTGCGATGCCGGAGTCTGAAATGGGAAGTTTGTCCAGATGCAGAGATCGAAGACGTTCAAGGGGTTGAAGTATCGGCAGCGTTTCATCGCTGGATTCTGTACCTCGAAGATCAACGTCAATGATGAAACCAGCTTCGCGCTGAAGCTTTGCACCAAGTGCCTCAAGTTTTGATGAGATCTCTTTTTCCTGTGCCGCAGGTTCGGCCGAAACTTCAGTCGTTTTTTGGCTTGTGGACGGCTGGCATCCGGAGACCATCACGAATGCCGTGGCCATTCCGATGGCAGCAACTGAAGACAAACGCGCAAACAGGTGTCGAACAAACAGGTTTCGAACAAGCAACGGAACACTCCTGCCATCATGCATCAATTCGAACAACAAAGACTGCTGTAAGAATACGCAATGCGGGAGGAATTCCAAACTCAGTGAGCCGTTTGTTCGCAGGTCCAGCCAAAGATGGGCTCGAACAGGCCGCAAAGAAACACGCCGCTCGAAGCGCATCATTGCCAACGAAATTCATATCAGCCGACCGATACGGCCCCCCGGAGTCGTGTTCAGGCAGCTTCTTCGTGTGACACCGTCTGAATCTGCCCCTGCGCCAGTCGAACGATGCGATGGGCCTGCGCGGCGATGCTTTCGTCGTGTGTAACCATCACAATGGTCAGCTGACTGTCCTGATTCAGTCGATTCAGAATGTCCATAATCTCGCCGCCTGTTGACGCATCCAGATTTCCGGTTGGCTCATCGGCCAGAAGAATCTCCGGCTTGCCCACAAGGGCCCGTGCGATGGCACCTCGCTGCATTTCGCCGCCTGACATTTCGGAGGGACGATGTTTGATACGGTGCTCCAGCCCAACCTGCTGAATCATGTCCATCGCCATCTCCCGGATTTCTCGGCGTTTGCGCCAGTAGTCCAGCAGAGAGTATCGGATCATCAGCGGTGTCATCACGTTTTCGAGCAGCGTGAGTTCCGGCAGCAGATGATAGAACTGAAAGATAAAACCAAACACATGATTGCGCAGCTGATCACGAGCGTGCTGCGACAAGTTGTCGATCCGTTTTCCCTGCAGCATGACTTCGCCAATATCTGGTGCATCCAGAAGCCCCATGACATGAAGCAGTGTGCTTTTCCCGGAGCCACTCTGGCCGACCACGGAGATAAATTCCCCGCGGTTGGCTTTCAGGCCGGCTCCACGCAGAACCGGCACCTTATGTTCGCCTTTGACATAGGACTTTGTGATGGCGTCGGCGGAGATCAGCGGCGTTGTCATCTTTATGGTTTCGTTCATGATGGAAGACTCATCTGCGGCAGAAGTTCGATCACAGAAGAACGCGCGGATGCGATTCCGCAGATCAGACTATTCGTATCGGAGAGCACGCACGGGATGCAGGCGTGAAGCTCGACGGGCCGGCAATACGCTCGCCAGAACGGCAATCGCGATGGCGCCAAGAGCCACCCAGAACACCATCATGGGATTAACCTGAGTGGGGATCTCATGAAAGTAATAGATCTTTTCGTCGAAGACGCGTCGACCCGTCAGCCAGCTCAATCCGTCTTCGATTTCGTTGATGTAGTGCACAAAGAACAGCCCGATCATCACTCCGGCAAGGCTGCCAACGATTCCCAGGCCCAGACCATAGGACAGGAAGATTGACATCACGCCCTGACTGCTGGCGCCCAGGGACTTCAGGATCCCGATGTCGCGTGTCTTTTCGACAACGATCATGAAGAAGATTGCCAGAATTCC is a window encoding:
- a CDS encoding U32 family peptidase translates to MKSELLMPAGSLDKLKVAVLYGADAVYLGTPDMSLRTKSDFSLQDVLEGVEFAHQHNVRVYLTLNLFAHNKDVSKLDTFIDTVKTVNPDGLIIADPGVFEYVRERAPEIPLHVSTQANVCSSLSVRFWQNQGAKLVVLAREVSFAELTQIRHDCPDIKLEAFVHGTMCMTYSGRCLLSNFMSERGANQGNCANSCRWDYKVHLKLNDGTVQELTIDDSNRDMFQFLLEEGVRPGELMPIEEDSRGSYILNSKDLCLLPKLDEYLRLGVDSFKVEGRGKSVYYVAVVARAYRKAMDAWAADPDNWDPKPFMDELDRVPSRGYTLAFHDGQLTNLAHGYQHTGQVSDAVFAGYICEYTDDGFLVDVRNRLDPGDVLEFVLPGENIQSSFYDVRLRLYEFELEGMPDPVEVVHPGQPRKLKIRWSQFEQEDQATLPARMPLLTVIRKEKPLTETEAARLRLDKTARRMELSGSSCCGDNTSCGSGDSSCGSASPDLQLYQLQQVKLSEARDAENAPSEPKSLRTGNPGCCGRGCNGCLVFWHDPAYAKGRELMQQKKIGEMLNHNALRETVGGRP
- a CDS encoding UDP-glucose/GDP-mannose dehydrogenase family protein → MKVTMIGTGYVGLVTGTCFAESGNDVTCLDVDARKVDLLNNGGVPIYEPGLEELVKRNAAAGRLKFTTDYQQAISDAKCVFICVGTPQDENGAADLKYVQSAAEGMAPYLKSGAVVICKSTVPVGTNRQVANWIKAKTETPFYSASNPEFLKEGAAIDDFTKPDRVVVGVDEEEASDVLHELYKPFLRTEKPFISMGIESAEMVKYAANCMLATKISFINEIANICERVGADINDVRKGMGHDARIGFAFMFPGVGYGGSCFPKDVRALASVAAANDVEARILRTVDETNNHQKHVLFKKISSYFGDLKDRTVAIWGLSFKPRTDDIREAPSLVLIESLLDAGASVRVHDPVAEENVRQVMGDRITYCKHHYDACENADCIAIVTEWNEFRNPDFDYVKLKMKSPVIFDGRNLYDRQKMARRGFYYSGIGLSALPVPEA
- a CDS encoding glycosyltransferase family 2 protein — protein: MTFDVPQRELEADGAFAVYCNDRDRHSSKISAVLPVYNEVAILRELTSQLVKALEKNSADFEIVYVNDGSSDGSRELLDRLAIEDHRIVVVHLARNFGHQPAVHAGLDYASGDVAIVMDSDLQDDPRAIPDFLTEWESGFDVVYAERFNRKESLPKRLLFYSFYRVLNAVSSTPIPQDAGNFGLLDRRVIDILQQLPEQDRYFPGLRSWAGFRQTGVPVERAARHDQHPRVSLKGLFRLAKTAILSFSAFPLTFFYVIAALSASICAASIGFVLFHKLFTGLAIPGWTSVVTLASLFGTLNALGISILGEYVIRIYDQVRSRPVYIADSVRNRSRQGILTVSQETGRHTPESVASESRTALKAYAAFDEGSVNESNNQLQAEYQKLDHIEMLLEQLHRDYQQAQSNSKPLESIKRD
- a CDS encoding class I SAM-dependent methyltransferase, with amino-acid sequence MDPSHLQELVELEDNYWWHVAKRKLVTRLLRKHCPPPGRLVEGGIGSGRNLVEFNEMGYDVTGFDLMPESVEHVRNRGIEDVRVHDLGQPWPVEPQSLRAVVLLDVLEHVEDPVQVLKHVHDSLEDDGAVIITVPAHPWLYSRWDEQLGHFRRYTIAEFRTHARESQFRVQWLNYWNSFTLPAALAVRGWEKLFPSRHQPDFPEVSSFTNRALLTAAAAERWCLNSIGVPMGLSLVGVLRK
- a CDS encoding trypsin-like peptidase domain-containing protein is translated as MNRNFGRTWILMLSLLACQVFASQAMATDETFCPGSPEDDGRRNPDATAHSVPKPAVPETAWLHECLRRGTVRIISRNDRASGVLINREGIILTVAHGVPEPTPGQEAPMVRVVLPQHQVAIATIRHRDSHCDLAVLQLADPSVIGQFDMQPIPLAMEMPVSPPEGPGTFVLSSGLPAREPNHSSTVVRLGTITHQTERSFRTTCALSVGDSGGPVINLRGQLLGVHRQIGFDLTSNHHVTLEVVRQFLTDSKVASVPREIPGQAERNLSEELERALNHLPSELHTLAQDRTVIVETRTKDTEDHSDAVRDQQRWKRVGLGTRLGNGLVATKRSLLDDHGIVVRDEVPRHFIRCVGRHGKRFSARVVATDQATDITILRLDISDDDRMQPLPNPESIFVDHPVAATLQPDSTLKLGWLSRTMHDEPAAEGKFGMRFSLSDKAEIVVESVSPNSTGTDAMIRTGDRIHAINGQTLSGFEDVERIHQSNQPGDWLQFDLWRNGQARTTGARMGSDPGAMFHRAEFLDGRVGPLSERRTGFRQIMQCDIPVQPDDCGGPLIDARGRIIGVIIARRARESTLVLPIQSVVDRIPAQ
- a CDS encoding ABC transporter ATP-binding protein, with protein sequence MNETIKMTTPLISADAITKSYVKGEHKVPVLRGAGLKANRGEFISVVGQSGSGKSTLLHVMGLLDAPDIGEVMLQGKRIDNLSQHARDQLRNHVFGFIFQFYHLLPELTLLENVMTPLMIRYSLLDYWRKRREIREMAMDMIQQVGLEHRIKHRPSEMSGGEMQRGAIARALVGKPEILLADEPTGNLDASTGGEIMDILNRLNQDSQLTIVMVTHDESIAAQAHRIVRLAQGQIQTVSHEEAA